A window of the Xenopus laevis strain J_2021 chromosome 9_10L, Xenopus_laevis_v10.1, whole genome shotgun sequence genome harbors these coding sequences:
- the LOC121398138 gene encoding agouti-signaling protein-like → MKGFFFLLLTSLLVLVHSHIILEEKKDGTNSGSVMRFSELLPPISIVDLTKRSRRVSRVDAEKNKMAKRKVPPKKKPRPPPPPNCVPLLASCKAPAAPCCDHCAICHCQLFQTVCYYKMGYPNC, encoded by the exons atgaaggggttttttttcctcctcttaACTAGTCTCCTGGTGCTAGTCCATTCACACATCATTCTGGAAGAGAAGAAGGATGGAACTAACAGTGGAAGTGTAATGAGGTTTTCAGAGCTGCTCCCGCCTATCTCTATTGTGG ATTTGACAAAGAGATCACGAAGAGTAAGCAGAGTGgatgctgaaaaaaataaaatggcaaag AGAAAAGTTCCCCCCAAAAAGAAGCCACGACCCCCTCCTCCGCCAAATTGTGTTCCTCTTCTTGCAAGCTGCAAAGCACCGGCCGCACCCTGCTGTGATCACTGTGCGATCTGCCATTGCCAGCTCTTCCAGACAGTCTGCTATTATAAGATGGGCTACCCCAACTGTTAG